In the genome of Silurus meridionalis isolate SWU-2019-XX chromosome 17, ASM1480568v1, whole genome shotgun sequence, the window CATCACCCTGGCAGGACCCACCACTGCCATTTTTAAAGCCTTCTCCATGATCATTGATAAACTCGAAGAGGTACATTTTAATCACTTCAAATTCTACACATCTATTGATGTTTGCATTTGCCAAATTCACAGAGTAAGAGCTGTTATACCATTAAAAGCAAAAACCTGTAAAAAACCTGCATATGAAACGATAAAACGATGCGTAAGCTACATTTAAATGtgactttatttatgtaagCTGTACAATAATTCCACAGGTGGCTTTCGCTTTGTTAAATCCCACTTTACTGAAATTAGATACACAGATTAGACGGTCATCTGGCATTTTGTTCCATTCATGAAGATAAAAATTTCTGGCTGGACCTTAGCCCTTTATAATTCTATATTCAGTATTTTCAGGGTAAACATAAATTTGGCTACACTGACATTGTGAAAGTCATTTTTATAGGATGAAGCCATTCACAATTGATGTTGCATATCCTTTCATTTTCAAGTGAATATTGAAAACTTTTCAGAGGATCATCATGCATTTGTTCAGCAAGACACATGTCTTTTACTGTTAATTAgccagttaaaataaaaataaaagaataagcTTAGTGGAGTGAGAAATGTGtacattaaagtaaatgtgGGCGTTGCGCCTAATGGCTCTGTTTTGCATTTTGGTCATAATGTGCATTAAGAAAACATGAGATAAAAATGATGGCTGCTTTTGCCTCAGTACTGGTAAATAGTacataaagtaggagactcactTTTGCATATGCCACTTCCagtccttttattttttatttttttaataagacttTTCTTTTGTTCCGTGGTAAATTTTCAGGACATTAGCAGCTCAATGTCTAATAGTACAGCCACCTCAAAGCCTCCCGTCACACTGCGCATTGTAGTGCCGGCTAGCCAGTGTGGGTCTCTTATCGGTAAAGGTGGCTGCAAGATCAAAGAGATTCGAGAGGTAAGTGTAAGcttgtttatataatatataaataaagacttAAAACTACCTTCAGCATTTTTGTACCTTTTCATATAGACTTGGTGCATTGATGTTATCCATAACTAATAGATGACCATTTTCTGTCTATAAAAAGTCAACGGGAGCTCAGGTACAGGTGGCAGGAGACATGCTACCTAACTCTACTGAAAGAGCCATTACCATTGCTGGGACACCGCTTTCCATCATTGAGTGTGTCAAACAGATctgtgttgtcatgctggaggtaaagacttttatttttttttattttattttttttatttgtaaattttatatatatatatatatatatatatatatatatatatatatatatatatatatataaataaaatctatggTTAACCTACGAACGAAAAGAACGGCAGAAAACcgataattacaaaataaatctgtgccgttaaaaaaaattcacaccCATTACTGTAACTGATGACTTATATTTGTTTTCTGACAAATCATGAAATacttcacacactctctttagTCTCCTCCCAAAGGTGTCACCATCCCTTATCGACCCAAACCCTCAGGTTCGCCTGTTATCTTTGCTGGAGGACAGGTTAGTGTTGCTGTTGTGCAGAAattatgcaatattttttatattagttaTAATCTACAGaacaaaattttcttttttttttccttttcttttaagGCATATGCGGTGCAGGGACAGCATGCCATTCCCCAACCTGAtgtaagaaaaatgtttaatatattttgtatattagaAAAGACTTGAGTGAGTCGAAAGATATGGTGGTTTTAGTCTGCAagtcaggataaaaaaaaaaacatttttctctttacagCTCACAAAACTTCACCAATTGGCGATGCAGCAAAGTCCGTTTCCTTTGGCTCCAAGTAGCCAGGGATTCACTGGTGAGTACTTACAGAGAAAATATCATGTTTACAATGTATACATGCATATGTATTTAGAAGTAGGAGAGTATCAAATGCAATGTGATTAAACGGTTAAGCCTCTGCTGCTGGCTAAAACAATCCATCAGTCCCAATCTATTAAAACAGTGGTGGTCATAAACGAATTGCTTATATTCGGTGTAAAATCAGTGCATGTGTGGCACGTCTCAACTGCTTCCCTCCATGCTTGATTTTACAACAACTTCCTTCTGTAGCATGCATTCATCTGTTCATTAATCATATATGGAATTGCCAGTTGAGTTTGACTGTTATCATAGAGTATTAATCATGTGTGAGGTTTTTCTCATCattatttcttaaatatttgTTGTAAGAGAATATTTGTAAGTAGGGATTGGTAATGAGAACCGGTATTTTTTGGACCGTTTGTAGTTGGGTCAATACCAGACTACCAATGAGCTTCAGGACGACTGATTCTCTTATCAATACTCGCATTGTTTTATCTCTATATAATTCGGTGTTAATGGCAAATTTGAAGCTGCTGTTTGTCGTTGTCTGTATCTGAATGTCTTCACGCGGTCGACGTTTGCTCGACGTGCGGTGTGTTTGACGGTCAGTTGTAGCGGCAATGTTGAACCGTCCAAAAGTGGGCTCGCATTACAAAACTAAGCGGCACCAGTTTCtggtgctatatatatatatatatatatatatatacacacacacacacacacacacagtagtgtaATGGTGAACTAAGAAGGCAGCACTAgtaatataatgaaatatttgcAAGCAAAACACGCCTACTAGCTCAATCAATGTGCTGTATTTACTATGTCTCAATCATCTTCTGGCTCCAACTGCAACTCTCCTGCCTCAGCCTCATGTGAAGGTaacatgtattaatatataagtCTTTAGTTAGTACTAGTGGTCTTTAAGGACACCAACGGTTTTAAAATGTGAATCTAAATATGAATAACCCTACAGGAAATGCTAGGCTAGAAAGGAAACTGACACCCAGGAGCAGCTCATTCACCATGCTGACCAGTAGGAAGAGGACACGTGAAAAATGGCAGTCATAGGGCTGTCACTACATTTATAGTGAGAGATTTATTGCTCTTCACTGCAGGTAGAGTAGGCAATAGATAAGTTAGCTTCATTGATGTAAAACTAATCTGGCGTTTTTAATGTTGTACTCTATTACATGTTCTGTTGTGCTCCAATGCACATGCTGTTCAAATATGTTgtgctgagatttttatttttatatatacacacacacacacacacacacaaatgtgctTTGTGCCTTTCAGTTTGCTTAGAGGCATTTTTGAAGCTGCAGTACTAAAATtcagcagtaataaaataacatgaaacccgttttatttatttattaattttttttaactctgagCATTTTACCAATTTGTACCGCTTGGAATAAATCAGCTCTAAAAATTAAACGAAACAGGATTGAATGCTCTGCGCTCTGCTGTGTCAGCACCTTGTAAAGGCTCAGGCTAGTGACTGTGCCAACAGCCCCCCACCCTCACCCCCGCACCATGAGCTTAATATCTGACTGCCATAAAACCGTCCACCGTCCCAACTCCCAGTGTCGATGTGTCTTTCTCAGAACCTGGGTATGTTAGCGTTATAAAACACTACTAGCATGTGGGCGAATAATTGTGATTCGATTAACTTGAACAATGATCACAAATCAGATATGCTCGTGAGCAGTGTTAGTTACAGTGAGCAAATCATAAAATAGGTTAGTGGTACCATCATCCAGCAGACGCTTGCTAAATTAGAACAACCTTTTAATGCGAGATGCAAAAAATGAAAACCACAGGATGTTTGGTGAAACAGCTTAGAAACAATTTTGAAccacgattaaaaaaaaaaagttggataTGGGTATAAACAATTTGGTTGGCACATGCCAGTCTAAACATTTTTTGATGGAACAACTTCTCACGCAGCTGTAATTTTGCACTGGTTTAATGGTTTTGCGTGAAACTTGAAAGACAGACTCGTTTCTAGAGCAGTGTACAATTTTTGGTGTGTTCGTCAGAGGAATCATCTGTTGAGCTGAGATGTattgtactctactgtactttcaaatttattattaatgctgtatttttgtttcttctagCTGGCATGGATGCCACCACACAAACCGGCTCTCATGAACTAACCATTCCAAATGACGTgagtttgtgtgtctgtgaccATATTAAATAGTGTTTAAAGGCTTGATCCTGATGGATGCgatttcaattcttttttttcttttttttctttttttttttttttccttgcagtTGATTGGCTGCATCATTGGCCGTCAAGGTGCCAAGATAAATGAGATTCGCCAGATGTCAGGAGCTCAGATTAAGATCGCCAATCCTGTTGAAGGCTCCAATGACCGCCAAGTCACCATCACTGGCTCCCCAGCCAGCATCAGCTTGGCTGAATACCTCATCAATGCTAGGTAACATGCATGCACAAAGTGTCTGCTTACttcattatgtattttataataaccAGCAAGCAATGGTCTTAACTAATTGGTCCATTAATAGTAAACAGGCTGAACAGACGTAATTTAAATTAGGCTTCAGAGTGGCACAACAGAAAATTGTTTTGCCCGGTAAGTACGTGTTTGAATCTCAACAATGTCTAAGCCTTTCATGGCTGCGCGCCAAGAAAGCAAAATTGGCAGTGCTTTTGGGGTGAGATTTTTCTCCTGTTATTCACAGCGTCTGTTGCTTATGCAAAATGGCAGATAGTGAGGAAGTACTTTCCTTTGAGTgttgtgctgctttttttaataaataggaTGCAGAGTTTGGTGAGCTCCCACCTTCACAGCATGCTTTTCAATCTTGCCCAAACAGAGCATTCAGTATTGGAGGTCGATCGTATTTGATACCAATAGCTAGGCTAGATCGTGTTTGCTGTTAACTGATTAATCAAACAATAGTTTttcaaatggatactggattagACATaacactatgtaaaatatattaataaaaaactaaaattaacagtactgaatcatgtgctaaatgaaatatgtgaaattatattacaaatgtaattgtataattaatgaattattaattataatgtaaatgtggCACAGTGAAACGGAAGCTGCTCCTGCAAAGGACGCTACCTGGAAAAACTACTGGTATGGATTTTAGCTGATGGTTCCAGCAATTAAATATCAATGCCAATTAATCGGCAAAGCCAATGAACCAGTTGGCCTCTATTTAGTACATTTAGAGTGTAGCACGCCAATCACAATGTCTGTTTGTTTCAGTTTCATTGGTGTAAGATGGCTAAATGTTGCCCTGCTTTCTCTTACAGACTTTCTTCTGAGGCAACAGGACTGGCCACAAACTGAGCTTCTCGTACGCTGCCATATCTCCATTAGCCAGTTACCCCCACCCCCGCTACCTATACAtacataattacacacacacgtacacgcacacaaacacgtgTGCGCACTCACtttctgcaaaaacaaacaaaaaaaagcaaccaaGTATTCTCAACCCAGCTTTTGTCCTCACCCATGCAGGCTGTgcttcataaatatattttctggaAGTTAATATGCAtaggtattttatttatttatttcatggacatgtttttaaaaatcccTTTTGCGTatagtttttaacattttggtTTTCAACATATCCTGTTGTACacaatatgatttaaaaagtaCTTCTGATAATCTGATaagacaacttttttttaaagataagaTTTTTGTAAGAGATTTTTCTTACAAAACCTATGGGGGAGCTAATAACACAAACTTAGTTCACAGCTTTTTTTCAGTGTACCATACaaatttgtctatttattttaatttatatccAGGGAACGGTCTCTTTCCGAGTTTCAGATGTGTTTATGTAGACATGCTCCATTACGCGTTTCCTGgttcttttgtctttttgttcccccccccccccctgtTACGTACCCTGTCACCCAATTTGTGAAGTATTTCAGTCAGATTGAAGGCTGCAGTGTATTTGTATGATTTCTGGTCAAATGTCATATCTTGTCATTCCTGTTTACTATTTTCCCCCCTGAAGCCGAAGGCCATTTTGATAGCGGGATGGGCAAGAGCGTATCAGacgtttctgaaaaaaaaaagaaaaaattgataAATATTACTGATGTGATAAGTTgattaatatttcttttaaaacagagagaatattttttttaacctattgGGGTGGGGAGCCTGCAAAGGATTCCAAACTGACTCATTGTTTatatggtgtgactgattaatCAACTAGAAGGATCATTCTAGAAGTAACACTAGTTTCCTCTTTTCTCAGTTTGCTtggttaaaatttttattttgtaaaggagaacctaaaacctttttttgtgcaCGTTTTCAGAATATTCTAGATTTGAAGTGCaacaggaatgaaaaaaaaaacaactataaaatgcaaattaaaatgatGTGAAATGCTGAAACTATTAAAGGAATGTGGGTTTTTGTCCACccttcctattttttttttattttttttttcctactacAGAATCCCAAATTATCCATATACTAATAGTGTGACGTCATCACGTCCACCCGCATACCCGAAAGTGTTGCAGTAGGAGCCGTGTCTCACTTCTCGTACGTTAAATAAATGGTATGTTTTGCAGTGGTAGTATGTGCAAACTTGTTCAGATGCGTTTAAAGTTTTGCAGTGTTGATGCATTTTTCGGcagctttaataaaatatagaaatgctAAGAAAGTAACAGGGTAAGTATTTTTAATGTTGAGAATGAAGCCAGAAGCCCTCTCCTATATGTTCTCTATAGTAAACATCGCAGGGGAGAAAACCCAAATGGTAGAGTTAGAAATGACCTTTTATTTGACGATGGTTCTGGATATTCCAATTCTTTTGAATATTAGTGCCTGAAAGGTTTTTACTTCATCTGGGTTGAAAGATACCAATAAAATGTTGAATAATGTGAAATTTGACAATGCTAGGTCTTTGCtgttaaactaaaacaaaaacccaTTAAGTCACATTTACGAGTTAAACTGAGTCGTAATGCTTCTGTTGTATAGATTAATACATGTCTGCTGCTGGATGTGTGaagtaattgtttttatggGGGTGCTTAAATcaagattttatatattaatatcaaAAAGAATTACTTGTGAAACGTCCTGTAAATGTCCTGGTCATTAGGAAAACCAATGAAGATTTCACTGCAGGAGCTTCCAGATGTTCTCTTGGACAATTGCATTAAACGGTCAAAGGTGAGGATAAGAAAAACACAATCACTTGAAGTGTTTCAGGATAATCTGAAAGCGGTTATAATAAAAGTCGCACCAAAAAGAAACTGAACAATGAACCGCAATTGTTAGAAAATTGTTTGGgtcacaatttttttattaaaccatGACCCCAAGGGtatttcaacattttattgGTCAATAATTGCTTCATCTCATGGCCAAAGGAATGAGCGTGAAAAAAAAGGGCATCTAAAAGGATGCTtcgaaaaaatacataaatcatCTTATAATTTAGCTCTAAGTGCAGGTCAGATTAATCTGCAAATATTTAGCTAAAGTTATGTTAGTGTCAGGTATTAATCACCCACTCTAGCAAGTAAACGTTGGGTCGCATCTATTAAGCTTGTTGCAACCCATTTTTTGTAAACATTCTAGACTTTTCCTGTATTGCAAAACTTTTATATGATAAATATActgtcaagtttttttttttttataacattgcCAGCATGTAGCAGATGCAATTAAATTACTCATAATTTACAGGATTTTCATGACACAATTTAATTGCATCTGCTACATGCTGgcaatgttataaaaaaatattaataaaaataaataaacttgacagtATATTCATCATATAAAAGTTTTGCAATACAGGCAAATTCTAGAGTTGGAAGGTTTCTATCAATCCACTTATGTCAATAATGAAGGTATAGTTTTCCATAAGGGAGATTAGagtaaatgtactgtacatcaAAGGTATGCAATAGTAGTTCCCAATAGAAATGTGCACAAAAATAACGTATCTTGCTCAAAGTattagttttgtttattattgttaatggaatgcttttctttttggaTGCATTCACCAACCAAATTAACAGGAAACAACTTTCAGGAACATCCTTAATGTgggtaaaagtgtgtgtaggtATTTGTTCTTCTCAGCACTGTTGTAAAGAGTTATGACTTTGTCTATTTTCCTTTAACCTACTATAAAAACTGTGTGTTTCCATTCACAGAGCTAGTGCTCAcattgtttttcacaccattatGTGTAAACTGTAGTGACTGACGTCTTGAAGCTCTTGAAAATGTGCTTATGATTGTAcgcattgtgctgctgctgctagaTGACAGGCTGATTCCATGTATGCATGAATGCACTGAAATATAGGGATTTCTGTTTAGTTGGTTCATGAGCGTTGAAAGCGTTTTGACAAATCAGCAATAgttttaaaacctttaaaagaATAACAATTGTGAATAACAAATATCTGTTTACGGTGGCATTTGTCAGTTGGTGGGTTTCAATAAGATGCAAATGAGCAGCCCAGTCTCTCAGTCAGTTGATGTAGCTGGCAAGATCGTAGGGATCTGAATGACATTA includes:
- the pcbp2 gene encoding poly(rC)-binding protein 2 isoform X1; amino-acid sequence: MDSSVIEGGLNVTLTIRLLMHGKEVGSIIGKKGESVKKMREESGARINISEGNCPERIITLAGPTTAIFKAFSMIIDKLEEDISSSMSNSTATSKPPVTLRIVVPASQCGSLIGKGGCKIKEIRESTGAQVQVAGDMLPNSTERAITIAGTPLSIIECVKQICVVMLESPPKGVTIPYRPKPSGSPVIFAGGQVSVAVVQKLCNIFYISYNLQNKIFFFFSFSFKAYAVQGQHAIPQPDLTKLHQLAMQQSPFPLAPSSQGFTAGMDATTQTGSHELTIPNDLIGCIIGRQGAKINEIRQMSGAQIKIANPVEGSNDRQVTITGSPASISLAEYLINARLSSEATGLATN
- the pcbp2 gene encoding poly(rC)-binding protein 2 isoform X2 is translated as MDSSVIEGGLNVTLTIRLLMHGKEVGSIIGKKGESVKKMREESGARINISEGNCPERIITLAGPTTAIFKAFSMIIDKLEEDISSSMSNSTATSKPPVTLRIVVPASQCGSLIGKGGCKIKEIRESTGAQVQVAGDMLPNSTERAITIAGTPLSIIECVKQICVVMLESPPKGVTIPYRPKPSGSPVIFAGGQAYAVQGQHAIPQPDLTKLHQLAMQQSPFPLAPSSQGFTAGMDATTQTGSHELTIPNDLIGCIIGRQGAKINEIRQMSGAQIKIANPVEGSNDRQVTITGSPASISLAEYLINARLSSEATGLATN